In one window of Nicotiana tabacum cultivar K326 chromosome 12, ASM71507v2, whole genome shotgun sequence DNA:
- the LOC142166994 gene encoding uncharacterized protein LOC142166994 — translation MAQKMSDPGSFTIPCTVGSYAFAKALCDLGASINLMPLAVYTKLGIGRARPTLMLLQLADRTVKRPTGILDDVLVQVGKFVFPTDFVILDCQVDEEIPLILGRPFLATGRALIDCETGELKMRLNDEEVIFNVGI, via the exons ATGGCTCAAAAGATGTCAGACCCAGGTAGCTTCACTATTCCATGCACAGTTGGAAGTTATGCCTTTGCAAAGGCGTTGTGTGACTTGGGAGccagcataaatctgatgccgctAGCTGTGTACACCAAACTGGGCATTGGTAGAGCTAGGCCAACTTTGATGTTGCTACAGCTGGCTGACCGCACAGTGAAGAGGCCCACTGGTattcttgatgatgtgttggtgcaagtgGGGAAGTTCGTGTTCCCTACAGACTTTGTTATCTTGGATTGTCAGGTGGATGAGGAGATACCCCTTATTTTAGGGAGACCATTTTTAGCCACTGGGAGAGCACTGATCGACTGTGAAACTGGGGAATTAAAAATGAGATTGAACGATGAAGAAGTCATATTCAAT gttggcatttga